The Desulfococcus multivorans DNA window CTGCAAAAGCGTATCCGACGGAGCGGAAAACCTTCCGGGTCGAGACTCGCCGATGTTGTTCACATAAAGAACGCCTGAATTCGTATTCACCTGTTTCATTCAATCCTCTCTTTTCATAGGTAGACATAATATGACGCAACTTTCGACTGTCATATGCCGGTGCCGGAAGGATACGGCCCGCGCCGGAGCCGCTGATTTCATCAACGATCAATCTGCCGTGAAGCCTGGATCTCAAACCGTTGCGGCCTGCATATGTTAGAGACGAAACCCATTATATCCATTCTCTTGTAATAACTTTTTTTATATGCTTCACTCGCCCTGCAGATCAGCAATATGCATGCCTTTATAGGGTTTTATTAGAAAGCAAACGGGCCTGAGGCGCCGGACAGGCATTCACGATGGGGGTTGAGGCGGATGGTGCTGGAAAAACCGACGGATCAGCGAAGGATGTGGGTGGCGGTTTGATCGGATACGGTAGGGTGTTGTCTTCCAAATTTTGTTGCGAAACCGACAAATTCTGTCACAAAGGGTCGGACCGTGACCACATAGCGGTATCAAAGGAAGGGAATATCAGAGGCTGAAGACTCGACTTTCATAGGCCGGTGCCGGTCACCATCATGAAAGTCGACAGTCGAGTGAAGACTGAAAGAACCTAAACGTTCCCTACGTCACAGATGCATCCTTTCAGCCTTCAGTCTTCAGCCTTCGGCCTAAACGATCAGCCTAAACATTCAGCCTTTCGGATTTAAGCGCATAGGCAACGGCGATGCCCACCAGGAATCCCACCGCCAGGTTGGCGGCCAGGGTGATGCCCACCACCAGGAGCGGCACGAACATCTCCTTTCGGGTTTTCATGTCCAGGAGCGTGAGGCCCAGCTGGGCGCCGGCAAAGATCAGGAGCACCCCCAGGGCCGACATGGGCAGCAGATGGATGACGCCCATGAGATGTTCCCCCAGAAAAAGCGCCAGGGCGATGAAGACCGCGCCGATGATGAGGTTGGACCCGCCGGTGCGGGCGCCGAAGCGATATCGGGAGGCGAGGCCGCCGGCGCCGTGGCACATGGGCATGCCCCCCAGAAAAAAGCTCATCAGGTTGGCCAGGGCCATGCTGATGCAGAGCGCCTTGTAGGTGACCCGGCGGCCCTCCCGGGGGAAATACTGGTGGGAGAGATCGGCGTTGGCCATGACGGCGTTCCCGAGGGTCATGGGAATCTGCGGCAGCACCAGCACGAGAAGGGCGAAGGTGAAATCGCCCGAGGAGGGCATGCCGTAGGGCAGGAGATCGGGCAGGTAAATCCCGAACCGCATCCCACCGAGCCCCTCCCCCGTCCCCAGGAAGAGGCCGGTCAGAATGCCCGCCCCCACCACGACGATGGCCGCGGGCAGGCGCCTGTTGTCCAGGAGGATGAGGGTGAGAACCCCCAGAATCCCCCCCACCACCCATCCCAGGGGGATCGGCCCCAGGGCCTGGACGGCAAGATACGGCTCCGCCGCCTGCCGCAATGCCTGGAAGCCCGACGTTCCCAGGATCAGCCTGACGCCCTGGGTCACCAGGAGAACGCCGGTGGAGAGCTGCACCCCCCGGATCACGGGCCTGGGGATGTATCGGCCGATCAGGGTGATGATGCCGGTCGCGCCGATGACCAGCAGGAACAGGAATATCCAGAGACTGGACGCCTGGATCTGGCCCGCGGTGATGCCGGTGGCCACGGCATATGCGCCGATCACCTTCATGGGCTCCACCGGGCTGGTGACCCTGAAGTATAGGCCGGCAAAGACATAATAGAGCCCCACCCCCAGAAAGAGGCCCAGCGGACTGAGGCCGTTGATCAGGATCATGCCGACGGCCAGGGGCAGGATGGTGCCCAGATCCCCCAGGGAGCCCGCCAGCTCCATCCGGTTGAAGCGGTATGCCCGCCGCCCGGTTGCGCTGTCGGCGCCGGATTCTTCCAGGATCGGTTGATGCATGTTCATGACGCTCTCCGAAATCGTTTTGGACGGGCGACGGCATCGCCCGTCGGGTTGTTGACGGCTTTATTGACAAATCAACACGATTATATTATTTATCGTGATAGTCATACCGGCCCCTTGAAAATTTGTCAAGGCTATTCTATTCATGGGCGAAATGCACCGGCTTCGGCCGGCCCGACCCACACCCACAGGATTCATTACAGGGTGCATCATCGAGGGCGTATGAAAACACGGAAAGGCATGAAACCGAAAGCATCCGAGGCGACCGGGCCGGGTTCCCCGCCGGAAGAAGGCCCCGCCCGTGGCATACGCCCCATGCCGGACCCGGACAAAACCCTCGACTCGATCCAGCTCGATGCATTGGAGCAGTCCTTTCGCAAGTGGATCACGGCGACACCACGCCGCGACGTGCACCGGTCCCGCCGCCGCATCTTTCTCATCTTTCTGATCATCCGATACTCCGGGGGAAAACTGAGCGAGGTGCTGGGCCTCGATCCCACCCGGGACATCGATTTTGAAGACCGATTCGTGCGCCTGGGCCGCCCGCCGCGGCAGGTGCAGCTCTCCGAAACCCTCCTTGCGGAGATCCGGGGGCTCATCGCCGAATCCGCCGCCGAAGACGGGCCGCGACAACTGCTCGACGTGGACCCCGGCTTTGTCCGGCGCAAATTCTATGAGCGCGCCGAAGCCTGCGGGATCCCCAAGCAGCTGGGGGCGCCCGAGATTCTCCGCAAGTCCCGGGCGGTGGAATGGATGCAGAACCATATGCCGCTTCCGGTGGTTCAGCGGCTTCTGGGTCATAGCACGCCCAATCTGACAAGCGCCTACGTCGCCTTTTCCGAAGCGGAGATCCAACAGGCGACCCGGCACTTCATGGAAAAGGAATCCGCCCGCAGCACCAGCGCCCGGAACGCCTTTTTCGGCAAGATTCAGATGATTCAACAGGGCGATATCCAGTCTCGCGTCGAGATCTTGACCCTGGGGGGGCACCGCATCACCACGGTGATCACCAACGACAGCCTGAAGCGGCTGGAGCTGGGGCCGGGACGGCTCATCACGGCCGAAATCAAGGCCCCCTGGGTGATGCTCCATCAGGGGGACGACCCCCGGGGATGGAGCGCCGACAACCGGATCGAGGGGCGCGTGGAGCGGATCACGACCGGTGAAATCAACACGGAATGCATCGTCCGGATCTCCGACGGCACCGCGGTCTGCGCCGTCGTGACCACCGAAAGCGCCCGGCGTCTGGCCCTGGCGAAAGGAGACGCAGTCTGGGTGGTGTTCAACAGTCATTCGGTGGTCCTCCTCTCGGACTGACCCCAATGAAAGGCAGAAGATGACAATCTCTTCCGACACCCTTCTCATCCTGTCCCGAAGCGCAGCCCGGTATGACCGGTTGTTGGCGTCCAAATGTCCGGAAACCATGGAACGGTACGTTTTTCAACGCCCGGAGGCGGCCCGGGAGGCGGTCCGCCGGGCGACCATCGTCCTGGGCGACCCCGACCTGGCGGCGGGACTTCTGACAGAGGCCCCCGCGCTTCGATGGTTCCAATCCACCTTCGCCGGCGTGGACGCCCTGCTCCCCCTCCCCTCGAAACGGATCGCTCTGACCCGGGTCGAGGGCGTTTTCGGCCCCGCCATGAGCGAGTATGTCTTCGGCTATGTTCTGTCCCTGGCGCGGGGCCTTTTCAAGGCCCGGGAAAACCAGGTCCGGCAGGTATGGCAAAGGATACCCTACCAGCGCCTGGCCGGCAGACGGATGGGCATCTGCGGTATGGGGGACATCGGCCGTCACCTGGCGAAAACGGCCCGCCATTTCGGGATGACGGTCTGGGGGTATCGGCTGCGGCCGGCAGCCTGTCCCGAG harbors:
- a CDS encoding putative sulfate/molybdate transporter; amino-acid sequence: MNMHQPILEESGADSATGRRAYRFNRMELAGSLGDLGTILPLAVGMILINGLSPLGLFLGVGLYYVFAGLYFRVTSPVEPMKVIGAYAVATGITAGQIQASSLWIFLFLLVIGATGIITLIGRYIPRPVIRGVQLSTGVLLVTQGVRLILGTSGFQALRQAAEPYLAVQALGPIPLGWVVGGILGVLTLILLDNRRLPAAIVVVGAGILTGLFLGTGEGLGGMRFGIYLPDLLPYGMPSSGDFTFALLVLVLPQIPMTLGNAVMANADLSHQYFPREGRRVTYKALCISMALANLMSFFLGGMPMCHGAGGLASRYRFGARTGGSNLIIGAVFIALALFLGEHLMGVIHLLPMSALGVLLIFAGAQLGLTLLDMKTRKEMFVPLLVVGITLAANLAVGFLVGIAVAYALKSERLNV
- a CDS encoding D-2-hydroxyacid dehydrogenase; translated protein: MTISSDTLLILSRSAARYDRLLASKCPETMERYVFQRPEAAREAVRRATIVLGDPDLAAGLLTEAPALRWFQSTFAGVDALLPLPSKRIALTRVEGVFGPAMSEYVFGYVLSLARGLFKARENQVRQVWQRIPYQRLAGRRMGICGMGDIGRHLAKTARHFGMTVWGYRLRPAACPEADRLFHPDEFHAFLAGADVVVVTLPLTPATHGLFDEAAFAAMKPTALLINVGRGPVVSEKALVRAVREGRIGGAVLDVFETEPLPADSPLWTLPEVFITPHQAAVSFAEEIVGIFLENYRRFKAGRPLKYVVDPDRGY
- a CDS encoding TOBE domain-containing protein, translated to MKPKASEATGPGSPPEEGPARGIRPMPDPDKTLDSIQLDALEQSFRKWITATPRRDVHRSRRRIFLIFLIIRYSGGKLSEVLGLDPTRDIDFEDRFVRLGRPPRQVQLSETLLAEIRGLIAESAAEDGPRQLLDVDPGFVRRKFYERAEACGIPKQLGAPEILRKSRAVEWMQNHMPLPVVQRLLGHSTPNLTSAYVAFSEAEIQQATRHFMEKESARSTSARNAFFGKIQMIQQGDIQSRVEILTLGGHRITTVITNDSLKRLELGPGRLITAEIKAPWVMLHQGDDPRGWSADNRIEGRVERITTGEINTECIVRISDGTAVCAVVTTESARRLALAKGDAVWVVFNSHSVVLLSD